The Pan troglodytes isolate AG18354 chromosome 7, NHGRI_mPanTro3-v2.0_pri, whole genome shotgun sequence genome has a window encoding:
- the LOC134810786 gene encoding exonuclease GOR-like produces MLRATAPCWFPPGYPEAKKVAEEAALEAPEFPLPSHQPAQSFGLRVPQMHNQASAFVDIQAEPQNRGPAVPPACLKMVTEASYFPAQRGSACCLPAAPRLTERPSGVRISAPRKRKTIAQSSSPCLVTGCTDAKRTRVASSSQRSSGSKVGRQPGKTRNRSGMACKTTTTISSKRIVRRPSLPSWKKPIILRRSGCQVPTVLRRGYLQLFTEECLKFCASKQEAVEKALNEEKVAYDCSPNKNRYLNVVLNTLKRLKGLTPSSMPGLSRAALYSRLQEFLLSQDQLKENGYPFPHPERPGGAVLFTGQGKGPGDSSCRVCCRCGTEYLVSSSGRCVRDQLCYYHWGRVRSSQVAGGRVSQYTCCAAAPGSVGCQVAKQHVRDGRKDSLDGFVETFKKELSRDAYPGIYALDCEMCYTTHGLELTRVTVVDADMRVVYDTFVKPDNEIVDYNTRFSGVTEADVAKTSITLPQVQAILLSFFSAQTILIGHSLESDLLALKLIHSTVLDTAVLFPHYLGFPYKRSLRNLAADYLGQIIQDSQDGHNSSEDANACLQLVMWKVRQRAQIQPRHRSASPAALA; encoded by the coding sequence atgttgcgagccacagctccctgctggttcccacctggatacccagaagctaagaaggtggccgaggaggcggccctcgaggctccagaattccccctgccctctcatcagcctgcccagagcttcgggctccgggtgccccagatgcacaaccaggcctccgcatttgtggacatccaggcggagccccagaacaggggtccggcggtgcccccagcgtgtctcaagatggtgacggaggcgtcctacttccctgcgcagaggggatcggcctgctgcttgccagccgccccaaggctgacagagaggccctcgggagtccgcatctcagcccccaggaagaggaagacgatcgcccagtcttccagcccttgcttggtcacaggttgcacagatgccaagagaacccgggtggccagcagcagccaacgctccagtggctccaaggtcggcagacagccagggaagacgcgcaacaggtcagggatggcatgcaagaccaccaccaccatcagctctaagcgaatcgtccgtcgtccatccctaccgagttggaagaaacctattatcctccgaaggtctgggtgccaagtccccaccgtcctccgccgaggctatctccaactgttcaccgaagagtgtctcaagttctgcgcctccaagcaggaggccgtggagaaggcgctgaacgaggagaaggtggcctacgactgcagccccaacaagaacaggtacctgaacgtggtcctgaacaccctcaagagactgaagggcctgacccccagctccatgccgggcctcagcagggccgccctgtacagccgcctccaggagttcctgctcagccaggaccagctcaaggagaacggctaccccttcccgcaccccgagcggcccggaggcgccgtcctcttcactggccaggggaaggggcccggcgactcctcctgcagggtctgctgccgttgtggcaccgagtacctggtgtcctcctcgggccgctgtgtacgtgaccagttgtgttattatcactgggggcgggtccgctcgagccaggtggctggaggccgggttagccagtacacctgctgtgcagctgctcctggctctgtgggctgccaggtggcaaagcagcacgtgcgggacggccgcaaggacagcctcgatggcttcgtggagaccttcaagaaagagttgtccagagacgcttatccaggaatctacgccttggactgtgagatgtgctacaccacgcatggcctagagctgacccgcgtcaccgtggtggacgccgacatgcgagtggtgtacgacaccttcgtcaagcccgacaacgagatcgtggactacaacaccaggttttccggagtcaccgaggccgacgtcgccaagacgagcatcaccttgccccaagtgcaagccatcctgctgagctttttcagcgcccaaaccatcctcatcgggcacagcctggagagcgatctgctggccctgaagctcatccacagcaccgtgctggacacggccgtgctcttcccgcactacctgggtttcccctacaagcgttccctcaggaatctcgcggccgactacctgggacagatcatccaggacagccaggacggccacaactccagcgaggacgcaaacgcctgcctgcagctggtgatgtggaaggtccgacagcgcgcccagatccagccacgccaccggtccgcctctcccgccgccctggcc